Genomic DNA from Paenibacillus sp. KS-LC4:
AGCAAAATAAGCGGCTTAGCGGCATCCATGCCTTGAACAAGCTCGCTCAGCGGCGCACGCTCCGTATCGGAATGATCCTTGCGTCCAAGCAGCGTGAAACGGTCATCAATCGTAACGGCCTCATCATAGAGCACCTTCATGCCGCCCGCCTCAACGGCGTTAATAATATCCTCGATATGCCCATTGTATTTATCATGATTACCCAGAGATGCATATACACCATAGGGTGCCTGAATGGCTGCCATAATTTGATCGAGGCCATTGTCCAAATACGGCTGAATTTGATCATCCAAAATATCGCCTGGAAACAGCACGATGTCGGGCTTCAGCTCATTGATGCGTTCAACGAGACGGACGGCATGCTCTTTGCCGGACAAAATGCCAAAATGCATATCGGAGGCCATAACGATTTTCAATGTATTTTTCGCCGGATCGTCAGCCTGCGAGCCTTTGGGAATCGTAATGTCATACGTGCGAACGACAGGGCTGTAAGCTAGAAAAGAACCATAGCCAAGCAGCGTAATAAGCAGGATGGGGACGGCAATGCCTGACCATTTGAACACCGACTCGCGCGGCAACGACGTATTGCGCAGCAGCCTTGCGATGAGCTGTACGGATGGAATAATGAGCAGCAGTAAGCAAAAAATAGCGAGCCAATACATGCCAATGGCGATTAAAATAGCATTTTGCGAAATCATTGCAGCAATAAAGACGCAGGGCAGTGCAGCGGCAACGACCGTAAAAATGATTTTGCGAGGCCTCGTATGCAGCGGCTTTAGCCACCGCCAAATACTCCAGCTTTGATAAAAAACGAGCGAGCCGAACACGGCAAGCATAACAATACCCATAACGATAAACATGATAGCTCTCCCTTTTGTTGCTTTCTGTGTTGTGCTATTTTCTGCTGAAGGCGATGCTGAGGCCAATGAGGCCGAACACAGAGCCTTCAACGATATTCATTTTACTGGACAGGTGTGGACGTTTGAAAATAAATCGGCGCAGCACATCGGCAAATACGCTGATCAGGGTGAAAATAACGATGGCTTGCAGCATGAACACGAGTCCGAGTGTAATCATTTGCAGTGAAGCATAGCCGTTAACCTCATTGACGAATTGCGGCAGCAAAGCTAGAAAAAACAAGGAGACTTTAGGATTCAGCATACTCATGAAGATGCCTTTCTTATATAAAGAGGCATACGCCAGCTCATCGGCGGTGCCGAGCGCGAGGGCAGATTGCTTTTGCCGAAAAGCTTTATAGGCTAAATAGAGCAAATAGGCGGCGCCGGCATATTTCACGACGGCAAAGGCAGTCGCCGATTGGTAGACGATAGCGGAGATGCCGAGAGCGGCGGCGGAAATATGGGCGAAGAGGCCGGTGCATAGCCCGAGCGTTGTAATAATTCCT
This window encodes:
- a CDS encoding metallophosphoesterase, translating into MFIVMGIVMLAVFGSLVFYQSWSIWRWLKPLHTRPRKIIFTVVAAALPCVFIAAMISQNAILIAIGMYWLAIFCLLLLIIPSVQLIARLLRNTSLPRESVFKWSGIAVPILLITLLGYGSFLAYSPVVRTYDITIPKGSQADDPAKNTLKIVMASDMHFGILSGKEHAVRLVERINELKPDIVLFPGDILDDQIQPYLDNGLDQIMAAIQAPYGVYASLGNHDKYNGHIEDIINAVEAGGMKVLYDEAVTIDDRFTLLGRKDHSDTERAPLSELVQGMDAAKPLILLEHQPYDFDIADELGVDLMLSGHTHHGQIFPANFITQLVFENDWGYLKKERLQSIVSSGFGFWGPPIRLGSRSEIVEINVTFSSPRAD
- a CDS encoding LysE family translocator, producing MEWASLISFLGVAVLLTLMPGPDNLYVLTQSIARGKKAGIITTLGLCTGLFAHISAAALGISAIVYQSATAFAVVKYAGAAYLLYLAYKAFRQKQSALALGTADELAYASLYKKGIFMSMLNPKVSLFFLALLPQFVNEVNGYASLQMITLGLVFMLQAIVIFTLISVFADVLRRFIFKRPHLSSKMNIVEGSVFGLIGLSIAFSRK